From a single Hydrogenispora ethanolica genomic region:
- a CDS encoding 6-phospho-beta-glucosidase: MRQLKIAVIGAGSTYTPELINGFIVRRAELQAAAFYLMDIDREKLTIVAGLVQRMLAASNDGARVVLTASLDEAIADADYVIAQIRVGKLDARIRDEKLPLQFGLLGQETTGAGGMMKALRTIPAIMDIAARMKRLAPRAWLINFSNPSGLVAEAVLNTIGGKLIGLCNGPINMVREVQALLPEGTAHFDYDFVGLNHLCWITAVYADGRDVLQERLRSGLNVKGLQNIPQMKYDAALLQATGGIPISYLNYYYFRDEQVKKCQQAVKTRGEICQEIEAELLRKYQSPDLKECPPELAKRGGALYSEAAVSIINAIENDKNEVHVVDVRNQGAYAFMDPDDVVEVKCRINKDGATPVKLEGFDNPFIIGLMRTVKAYEKLAARAAVHGDYQAALAALLVHPLIGDYFKAKGVLDAMLEANREFLPQFFPERAE, from the coding sequence ATGCGACAGTTAAAAATCGCCGTGATTGGCGCCGGCAGCACCTACACGCCGGAATTGATCAACGGCTTTATCGTGCGGCGCGCGGAGCTTCAAGCAGCCGCCTTTTACTTGATGGATATCGACCGGGAGAAGCTGACGATCGTGGCGGGCCTGGTCCAACGGATGCTGGCCGCTTCGAACGATGGTGCACGGGTGGTTCTCACCGCAAGCCTCGATGAGGCCATCGCCGATGCCGATTACGTCATCGCCCAGATCCGGGTCGGAAAACTGGACGCCCGGATCCGCGACGAGAAGCTTCCGTTGCAATTCGGGCTGCTGGGCCAGGAGACCACCGGGGCCGGCGGCATGATGAAGGCCCTGCGGACCATTCCGGCCATCATGGACATCGCCGCCCGGATGAAGCGCCTGGCGCCCCGGGCCTGGCTGATCAATTTCTCCAATCCGTCGGGGTTGGTGGCCGAAGCGGTCCTCAACACCATCGGCGGCAAGCTGATCGGACTCTGCAACGGACCCATCAATATGGTGCGGGAGGTCCAGGCGCTGCTGCCCGAGGGGACCGCGCATTTTGACTACGATTTCGTGGGATTGAACCATTTATGCTGGATCACCGCGGTCTACGCCGACGGGCGGGACGTCTTGCAGGAGCGGCTCCGAAGCGGCCTGAATGTCAAAGGACTGCAAAATATCCCCCAAATGAAATACGATGCCGCCTTATTGCAGGCGACCGGGGGCATCCCCATCTCCTACCTGAACTATTACTATTTCCGGGATGAGCAGGTGAAAAAGTGCCAGCAGGCTGTGAAGACCCGCGGCGAGATCTGCCAGGAGATCGAGGCGGAGCTGCTTCGGAAGTACCAGTCCCCCGATCTGAAAGAGTGTCCGCCGGAGCTGGCCAAAAGAGGCGGAGCCCTCTATTCGGAGGCCGCGGTCTCGATCATCAACGCCATCGAGAACGACAAGAACGAGGTTCATGTGGTGGATGTCCGGAATCAGGGCGCCTATGCCTTCATGGACCCGGATGATGTGGTCGAAGTGAAATGCCGGATCAACAAAGACGGCGCGACTCCGGTGAAGCTTGAAGGGTTTGACAATCCTTTCATCATCGGCCTGATGCGGACCGTCAAAGCCTATGAGAAGCTGGCCGCCCGGGCCGCCGTCCACGGCGACTATCAGGCGGCGCTGGCGGCGCTGCTGGTTCACCCGCTGATCGGCGATTATTTCAAGGCCAAGGGCGTGCTCGACGCGATGCTGGAGGCGAACCGGGAGTTCCTGCCGCAATTCTTCCCGGAGCGGGCCGAGTGA
- a CDS encoding dienelactone hydrolase family protein, whose protein sequence is MAERTAERQKLYSLLGDLPPRERGVTAETIKETEYESYLVETLVLDLNGLEPVPAYFVKPKKITGKLPAVLYNHAHGGEYEIGKEELLAGRKFLQRPVYAAELAGRGYAVLCIDAWAFGERRGRTESEIFKGMLWSGQVLWGMMVYDSLKAVDYLTLRPEVDGGRIGTVGISMGGIMAWWLAALDERIRVCVDLCALIDFQTLIESRGLDRHGVYSYVPGLLKHFSTASINGLIAPRPHLSLAGQADLQTPAAGVAKIDREMRIVYQNYQRPEAWQVRSYSHSGHYETAAMRREVLAFFGQWL, encoded by the coding sequence ATGGCGGAACGGACTGCTGAACGTCAAAAACTCTACAGCTTGCTGGGGGACCTGCCGCCCCGGGAGCGTGGGGTTACCGCGGAAACCATCAAGGAAACCGAGTATGAATCGTATCTTGTCGAAACGCTGGTCCTCGATCTGAACGGGCTGGAGCCGGTGCCGGCCTATTTTGTGAAACCCAAAAAGATCACCGGAAAACTGCCGGCGGTCCTGTACAATCACGCCCACGGCGGCGAATATGAGATCGGCAAGGAAGAATTGCTGGCCGGGAGGAAATTTCTACAGCGGCCGGTCTACGCGGCGGAGCTGGCGGGGCGGGGCTATGCGGTGCTCTGTATCGACGCCTGGGCTTTCGGCGAACGGCGCGGCCGGACCGAGAGCGAGATCTTCAAGGGGATGTTATGGTCCGGCCAGGTGCTGTGGGGCATGATGGTTTACGATAGCCTCAAGGCCGTCGATTATCTGACGCTCCGGCCGGAGGTTGACGGCGGCCGCATCGGCACGGTGGGGATCTCGATGGGCGGGATCATGGCCTGGTGGCTGGCTGCGCTGGATGAGCGGATCCGAGTCTGCGTGGATCTGTGCGCGCTGATCGATTTTCAGACGCTCATCGAAAGCCGCGGCCTGGACCGGCACGGCGTCTATTCTTACGTGCCCGGGCTCTTAAAACATTTCAGCACCGCAAGCATCAATGGTTTGATTGCCCCGCGGCCCCATCTCAGCCTGGCCGGGCAGGCCGACCTGCAGACGCCGGCGGCCGGCGTCGCCAAGATCGACCGGGAGATGCGGATCGTCTATCAAAATTACCAGCGGCCTGAGGCCTGGCAGGTGAGAAGTTACAGCCACAGCGGGCACTATGAGACCGCGGCGATGCGCCGGGAAGTCCTGGCCTTCTTCGGCCAGTGGCTCTGA
- a CDS encoding N-acetylglucosamine kinase → MARFVLGVDGGTTKTHCALFDTDGERIDFLPFGPTNHERLAGSFNELEEKLRELVREILGRNQLAIADLAASVFGLSGVDARFQREKIAQILRNIGFSRFILCNDAYLGVKAGSRSGMGIGVINGTGCSVCGIDPAGRMLQLNGQGEITGEPGGGGYLGSRATQAAYNFLFRGGPATRITDLLWQRLGIRSKFDLIDCLREKLEYGGLRLADLAPVIFQAANYGDRVALAILETMGTEIAASVNGVVRELAFAPDQPLEIVLAGSIAVKGENPAALNRLQREVRAAQPGRVLNFIVLNQSPVAGAVVWALQEVRRDNALYDKVVAQL, encoded by the coding sequence ATGGCCCGGTTTGTGCTCGGCGTCGACGGCGGGACGACCAAAACCCATTGCGCTTTGTTTGACACCGACGGGGAGCGGATCGACTTCCTGCCGTTCGGCCCCACCAACCACGAGCGACTGGCCGGCTCTTTCAACGAGCTGGAGGAGAAACTGCGCGAGCTGGTCCGGGAGATCCTGGGCCGCAATCAGCTGGCCATCGCCGATCTGGCCGCCAGCGTTTTCGGGCTCTCGGGGGTCGACGCCCGCTTTCAGCGGGAAAAGATCGCCCAGATCCTCCGGAATATCGGGTTCAGCCGTTTTATCCTTTGCAACGACGCCTATCTCGGGGTGAAGGCCGGCAGCCGGAGCGGCATGGGAATCGGAGTGATCAACGGCACCGGCTGCTCGGTTTGCGGCATCGATCCGGCCGGGCGGATGCTGCAGCTGAACGGGCAGGGCGAGATCACCGGCGAACCGGGCGGCGGCGGCTACTTGGGCAGCCGTGCCACCCAGGCGGCGTATAACTTTCTCTTTCGCGGCGGTCCGGCCACCCGGATCACCGATCTTTTGTGGCAACGGTTGGGGATCCGCTCCAAGTTCGATCTCATCGACTGTCTGCGGGAAAAGCTGGAATATGGGGGATTGCGCCTGGCGGATCTGGCGCCTGTAATATTCCAGGCCGCCAATTACGGGGATAGGGTGGCCCTGGCGATCCTCGAAACCATGGGAACGGAGATCGCCGCCTCGGTCAACGGGGTCGTCCGGGAGCTGGCTTTCGCCCCGGATCAGCCGCTGGAGATCGTATTGGCCGGCTCGATCGCTGTCAAGGGGGAAAATCCGGCGGCCTTGAACCGGCTCCAGCGCGAGGTGCGCGCCGCCCAACCCGGCCGTGTACTGAATTTTATCGTACTGAACCAGTCTCCGGTGGCCGGGGCGGTGGTTTGGGCTTTGCAAGAGGTAAGGCGGGATAATGCCTTGTATGACAAAGTGGTGGCTCAATTATAA
- a CDS encoding beta-N-acetylhexosaminidase translates to MSGRLLPNPQSMTEMTGRFQLRPEMRILLDAAYPAGLLETALTLQREAAAASGIRPALGRAFTGRTEPYGIVLTMAGGPPESYTLSIEPAAVLIAGADAAGLFYGVQTLRQLFRLEGGELACRKIADYPAFRYRGFMHDVTRGKVPTLATLKELADRMAFYKLNQLQLYIEHSFAFGSQSEVWMGQDPLTAEEILRLDAYCRERHIELVPCLSTFGHLYQVLRTQSFAELNELPGDGRDYSWIDRQHHHTLDVSNPGSIAFVKGMIDEFLPLFTSDKFNICCDETFDLGEGKNRELAAKVGKGRLYVDFLKQIIAHVQSYGKQVLFWGDIILNHAELLPELPPEVVALNWNYSAEATPEGTRTFAAHRIPQYVCPAVDAWDRLIANLEGSFRNIAKMAGYGREYQALGVLNTDWGDHGHIQPLAASIPGMIYGAAFSWNPAEPGTQPELGAAIARIEFGDATGQLLEILDDISRKAPVTWCDIDLWYERRCGQTWGEAMLRQTIAGWTERALAEGYAAAQRGAERIAALTGRVPDERQLDLRELQMAARGTALFQALGIWIKSAEEGRPPEQAILSPGALAAAFENWFGEYAELWRARNKESELYRIREFLAGVCRVLRGGKV, encoded by the coding sequence ATGAGCGGGAGGCTTCTTCCGAATCCTCAAAGCATGACCGAAATGACCGGCCGGTTTCAGCTCCGGCCGGAGATGCGGATCCTTTTGGATGCCGCTTACCCCGCCGGCCTGTTGGAGACCGCGCTGACGCTCCAGCGCGAGGCGGCCGCGGCGTCCGGGATCCGGCCGGCGCTCGGCCGGGCCTTTACGGGCCGGACCGAACCGTACGGCATCGTGTTGACCATGGCGGGCGGGCCGCCGGAATCCTACACGCTCTCCATCGAACCGGCGGCGGTGCTCATCGCCGGGGCGGACGCGGCGGGACTCTTTTACGGAGTCCAAACCCTGCGGCAGCTCTTCCGGCTCGAGGGCGGAGAGCTGGCCTGCCGGAAGATCGCCGATTACCCGGCTTTTCGTTACCGGGGCTTCATGCACGACGTAACCCGCGGCAAAGTGCCGACCCTGGCCACCCTGAAAGAGCTGGCGGACCGGATGGCCTTTTATAAACTGAACCAGCTCCAGCTGTATATCGAGCATAGCTTCGCTTTCGGGAGCCAGTCCGAGGTCTGGATGGGGCAGGATCCGCTCACCGCCGAGGAGATCCTGCGTTTGGACGCCTATTGCCGGGAGCGCCATATCGAACTGGTGCCGTGCCTGTCGACCTTCGGCCATCTCTACCAGGTGTTGCGGACCCAATCCTTCGCAGAACTCAATGAACTGCCCGGGGATGGACGGGACTACTCCTGGATCGACCGCCAGCACCATCATACGCTCGATGTCTCCAACCCCGGCAGCATCGCCTTCGTCAAAGGGATGATCGACGAGTTCCTGCCCTTGTTCACTTCCGACAAATTCAACATCTGCTGCGATGAGACCTTTGACCTCGGCGAGGGCAAGAATCGGGAGCTGGCCGCAAAAGTCGGCAAGGGCCGGCTGTATGTCGATTTCCTGAAGCAGATCATCGCCCACGTCCAGTCCTACGGCAAGCAGGTCCTGTTCTGGGGCGACATCATTCTGAATCATGCCGAATTGTTGCCGGAGCTCCCGCCGGAGGTGGTCGCCCTGAACTGGAACTACAGCGCCGAGGCCACTCCCGAGGGGACCCGGACCTTCGCCGCCCACCGCATCCCGCAGTATGTCTGCCCCGCGGTCGACGCCTGGGACCGGCTCATCGCCAATCTGGAAGGGTCGTTCCGCAACATCGCCAAAATGGCCGGCTACGGCCGGGAATACCAGGCTCTGGGCGTGCTGAATACCGACTGGGGCGACCACGGCCATATCCAGCCGCTGGCGGCGTCGATCCCCGGGATGATCTACGGGGCGGCCTTCTCCTGGAATCCGGCGGAGCCGGGGACCCAGCCGGAGTTGGGAGCGGCCATCGCCCGGATCGAGTTCGGCGACGCCACCGGGCAACTGTTGGAGATCCTGGACGACATCTCCCGGAAAGCCCCTGTGACCTGGTGCGACATTGACCTCTGGTATGAAAGGCGGTGCGGCCAGACCTGGGGAGAGGCGATGTTGCGCCAAACCATCGCCGGATGGACCGAGCGGGCTTTGGCCGAAGGATACGCCGCGGCACAGCGAGGAGCCGAGCGGATCGCCGCTCTGACGGGCCGGGTGCCGGATGAACGGCAGCTCGACTTGCGGGAGTTGCAGATGGCGGCGCGCGGCACCGCCCTCTTCCAGGCCCTCGGAATCTGGATCAAGAGCGCGGAAGAGGGCCGTCCGCCGGAGCAAGCGATTCTCAGCCCCGGCGCACTGGCGGCCGCTTTCGAAAACTGGTTCGGCGAGTACGCCGAACTCTGGCGCGCCCGGAACAAGGAGAGCGAGCTGTACCGGATCCGCGAGTTTTTGGCCGGAGTCTGCCGGGTGCTGCGCGGCGGTAAGGTTTGA
- a CDS encoding sensor histidine kinase, whose product MNRRLTNLPIKTKLLLGFLPVIILAVFLTGLCSYLSAVRQLRENAYYLLQDTILQTNGIINDKLTTAFGQLYAIENDRAFKNALQLSAERPGTDADSYRRIVNYINLNKTFNDIYLNYFQMIDSIYARLNDGSEFQLQRESIPKRTGIAIDEWLQKYQGSPTGYYWLNRHRDTVFDTVSPRQVMSVFKLIGRSDSRVNGIVLLNLKSAYFYQLLANIKVSPNGYLALISPDGILFSRKAKEEYGIGRPEIALIRKRAGGEGSFTIRSVKKRKMLVFFNTLPVNQWLIAAIVPERDILEKAGQIKYISLLIILLLILISTVVATFLAGSMSNSISYLSRQVRKVQNGDLEVRFDIKDSNEIGVLAKGLSELLGSVKNLLRQVREEQEQKRKMELLALQSQINPHFLYNTLASIKHLIDLNENQKASTMVNAITRFFMIGISKGKELILLREELEHVHHYLTIQKIRYSKGLDFQFAVSETILNSPIIKLTLQPIVENSIYHGIKNKIDPGLIRITGYQGADDIVIEISDDGVGIEPERLRQLTESLEVPELAAEPITFGLRNVNQRLKLHFGREYGLQITSVVGEGTKVTVRLPFAGGCPDSGKHVESIDRG is encoded by the coding sequence ATGAACCGGCGGCTTACCAACCTGCCCATCAAAACCAAGTTGCTGCTCGGCTTTCTGCCCGTGATCATCCTGGCGGTCTTTTTAACCGGCCTCTGTTCCTATCTGTCGGCGGTGCGGCAGTTGCGGGAGAATGCCTATTACCTTTTGCAGGATACCATCCTCCAGACGAATGGGATTATCAATGACAAATTGACCACGGCTTTCGGACAATTATACGCCATCGAAAATGACCGGGCTTTTAAAAACGCCCTGCAGCTGAGCGCCGAACGCCCCGGAACCGACGCCGACAGCTATCGGCGGATCGTCAATTATATCAACCTGAACAAGACGTTCAACGATATCTACCTCAATTATTTTCAGATGATCGACTCCATTTACGCGCGGCTGAACGACGGCAGCGAGTTTCAATTGCAGCGGGAGTCCATCCCGAAGCGTACCGGCATCGCTATCGACGAATGGCTGCAAAAATACCAGGGATCGCCGACCGGTTATTATTGGTTGAACCGGCACCGGGATACGGTCTTCGATACAGTCAGTCCCAGACAGGTCATGAGCGTTTTTAAACTGATCGGCCGGAGCGATTCCCGCGTCAACGGCATCGTGCTGCTCAACCTGAAAAGCGCTTATTTCTATCAGCTGTTAGCCAACATCAAAGTCAGCCCCAACGGCTATCTGGCCCTGATCAGCCCGGATGGGATCTTATTCTCCCGGAAGGCCAAGGAAGAGTACGGCATCGGCCGGCCGGAGATCGCCTTGATCCGGAAACGGGCGGGCGGCGAGGGAAGCTTCACTATCCGCAGCGTAAAGAAGCGGAAGATGCTGGTGTTTTTTAACACCCTGCCGGTCAACCAGTGGCTGATTGCGGCCATTGTCCCGGAGCGCGATATTTTGGAGAAAGCCGGCCAGATCAAGTATATTTCATTGCTCATCATCTTGCTGCTCATCTTGATCTCGACCGTCGTCGCAACCTTTCTGGCCGGCAGTATGTCCAATTCCATCAGTTATCTGTCGCGGCAGGTTCGCAAGGTGCAAAACGGCGATCTGGAGGTGCGCTTCGATATTAAAGACAGCAATGAGATCGGCGTGTTGGCGAAAGGCCTCTCCGAACTGCTGGGGAGCGTGAAAAATCTGCTGCGCCAGGTGCGGGAGGAGCAGGAGCAGAAACGCAAAATGGAGCTGCTGGCCCTACAATCCCAGATCAATCCCCATTTTCTCTATAACACCCTGGCCTCGATCAAACATCTCATCGATCTCAATGAAAATCAAAAAGCCAGTACCATGGTGAACGCGATCACCCGCTTTTTTATGATCGGGATCAGCAAAGGCAAGGAGCTGATCCTGCTCCGGGAAGAGCTGGAACATGTCCACCATTATCTGACGATTCAGAAGATCCGCTATAGCAAGGGCTTAGATTTCCAATTCGCAGTCAGCGAGACGATCCTGAACAGTCCGATTATCAAGCTGACGTTGCAACCGATCGTGGAAAACTCAATTTATCATGGGATCAAAAATAAGATCGATCCGGGGCTGATTCGGATCACCGGGTATCAGGGGGCCGACGATATCGTCATTGAGATCAGCGATGACGGCGTGGGAATCGAACCGGAACGGCTCCGCCAATTGACCGAGTCGCTGGAAGTGCCGGAGCTGGCCGCCGAACCGATCACTTTCGGCTTACGCAATGTCAATCAGCGGCTGAAGCTGCACTTCGGCCGGGAGTACGGGCTGCAAATCACGAGCGTTGTGGGAGAAGGAACCAAGGTAACCGTGCGGTTGCCTTTTGCGGGAGGATGTCCGGACAGTGGAAAACATGTTGAAAGTATTGATCGTGGATGA
- a CDS encoding beta-mannosidase, whose protein sequence is MMKLQLNGAWRMRRTGQPEWLAATVPGSVFNDLLTAGRIADPFYRDNEDQAKEIAAYDYEYEREFEVDRAVLDSDKVFLVCEGLDTFTEITVNDRYLAATDNMFRRYELDVKSLLKLWTNVIRVTVRSPLRYIEEKDREQPLYHATGSMAGYPYLRKAHYMFGWDWGPQIPDAGIWRPLSLCAYRDARIEDVYITQDHGDDGVFLDIRVRLRKWSAAPCRIGVHLIAPTGERTSVAMDAADDENHLRLAVADPRKWWPNGYGEQPLYGVEVVLWQEGAVLDERHCRIGLRTLRLKRAADRWGETFEFEVNGVSIFAMGANYIPEDNLLARCTLQRTEQLIRDCVAANFNCIRIWGGGVYPADEFFDCCDQYGLIVWHDLMFACAMYQVTPEFAESIRREVTDNIRRIRHHACLGMWCGNNELEWFWTGKFKDKPAKQKHDYVKQFEELLPEVAAAEDPNTSYWPSSPSSGGWFDDPNDENRGDVHYWDVWHGLKPFTAYRDFYFRFTSEFGFQSFPCLKTVESFTLPQDRNIFSYVMEKHQKNPAANGKILYHIADNFKYPKDLDSLLYASQVLQGEAMKYGVEHWRRNRGRCMGTIYWQLNDCWPVASWASIDYYGRWKALHYFAKRFYAPILASACETGSKADLYVNNDSLAAIRGRLDWKLLHNGSGAVLAEGGIDVAVAPLRAECCLQLDFEQALPDQATRMNVYLAYSLTVDGTPVGAGTVLFVKPKHFELQDPRIQWEVEATDGQYVCRLRAESLAKYVELDSAAFDCRFSDNYFDLWPGETRRIVIDRASLPAGTGLAELREGLKVRSLFEIA, encoded by the coding sequence ATGATGAAGCTGCAATTGAACGGCGCCTGGCGGATGCGCCGCACCGGCCAACCGGAATGGTTGGCCGCCACGGTACCGGGATCGGTCTTCAACGACTTGCTCACGGCGGGCCGGATCGCCGATCCGTTTTACCGCGACAATGAGGACCAGGCCAAGGAGATCGCGGCCTATGACTATGAATATGAACGGGAGTTCGAGGTGGACCGGGCCGTCCTGGACAGCGACAAGGTCTTCCTGGTCTGCGAGGGGCTGGACACCTTCACCGAAATCACGGTGAACGACCGCTATCTGGCGGCCACCGACAATATGTTCCGCCGTTACGAACTGGATGTGAAGAGCCTTTTGAAGCTTTGGACCAATGTCATTCGCGTCACCGTCCGCTCGCCGCTCCGCTACATCGAGGAGAAGGACCGGGAGCAGCCGCTGTATCACGCCACCGGCTCGATGGCCGGCTATCCTTATCTCCGGAAAGCCCATTACATGTTCGGTTGGGACTGGGGCCCGCAGATCCCCGACGCCGGAATCTGGCGTCCGCTGAGCCTCTGCGCCTACCGTGACGCCCGCATTGAGGACGTCTATATCACCCAGGACCATGGGGACGATGGAGTCTTCCTCGACATCCGGGTCCGGTTGCGAAAATGGAGCGCCGCGCCTTGCCGGATCGGCGTCCATCTGATCGCGCCCACCGGCGAACGCACCAGCGTCGCAATGGATGCGGCGGACGACGAGAACCATCTGCGGCTGGCCGTCGCCGATCCCCGGAAATGGTGGCCCAACGGCTACGGCGAGCAGCCGCTCTACGGAGTGGAGGTGGTGTTGTGGCAGGAAGGCGCGGTGCTTGACGAACGGCATTGCCGGATCGGCCTGCGGACCCTGCGGCTGAAGCGCGCCGCCGACCGGTGGGGCGAGACTTTCGAGTTCGAGGTGAACGGGGTCTCCATCTTCGCCATGGGCGCCAACTACATCCCCGAGGATAACCTGCTGGCGCGTTGTACCCTGCAACGGACCGAGCAACTGATCCGGGATTGCGTGGCGGCCAATTTCAACTGCATCCGGATCTGGGGCGGCGGCGTCTATCCGGCCGACGAGTTCTTCGACTGCTGCGACCAGTACGGCCTCATCGTCTGGCACGATCTGATGTTCGCCTGCGCGATGTACCAGGTGACCCCGGAGTTTGCCGAGAGCATCCGCAGGGAAGTCACGGACAACATCCGGCGCATCCGGCATCATGCCTGTTTGGGAATGTGGTGCGGCAACAACGAGCTGGAATGGTTCTGGACCGGCAAATTCAAGGACAAACCGGCCAAGCAGAAACACGACTATGTGAAACAATTCGAGGAGCTGCTGCCGGAAGTGGCCGCGGCCGAGGATCCGAACACTTCGTATTGGCCGTCTTCCCCCTCTTCGGGCGGCTGGTTCGACGATCCTAACGACGAAAACCGGGGCGACGTCCATTACTGGGATGTCTGGCACGGCCTGAAACCCTTCACCGCCTATCGCGACTTTTACTTCCGGTTCACGTCGGAGTTCGGGTTCCAGTCCTTTCCCTGCCTGAAGACGGTGGAATCTTTCACCCTGCCGCAGGATCGCAACATCTTCTCCTATGTCATGGAGAAGCACCAGAAGAATCCGGCGGCCAACGGCAAGATTCTCTACCATATCGCGGACAATTTCAAATACCCCAAGGATCTCGACTCCCTGCTCTACGCCTCTCAGGTGCTGCAGGGCGAGGCCATGAAATACGGCGTCGAGCACTGGCGGCGGAACCGGGGCCGCTGCATGGGGACGATCTACTGGCAGCTCAACGATTGCTGGCCGGTGGCCTCCTGGGCCAGCATCGACTATTACGGCCGTTGGAAGGCCTTGCACTACTTCGCGAAACGGTTCTATGCGCCGATCCTGGCCTCGGCCTGCGAAACCGGCTCCAAGGCCGACCTCTATGTCAACAACGACAGCTTGGCCGCGATCCGGGGCCGGTTGGACTGGAAGCTGCTACACAACGGCTCCGGCGCCGTACTGGCCGAGGGCGGGATCGACGTAGCGGTGGCGCCGCTCCGGGCCGAATGCTGCCTGCAGTTGGATTTCGAACAGGCGCTGCCCGACCAGGCGACCCGGATGAATGTCTATCTGGCCTATTCCCTCACCGTGGACGGGACTCCCGTGGGGGCGGGGACGGTATTGTTTGTCAAGCCCAAACACTTCGAGCTCCAAGATCCCCGGATCCAGTGGGAGGTCGAAGCGACGGACGGCCAATATGTCTGCCGGCTCCGGGCGGAGTCGCTCGCCAAGTACGTCGAGCTGGACAGCGCGGCGTTCGACTGCCGCTTCAGCGACAATTACTTCGACCTCTGGCCGGGCGAAACGCGGCGCATCGTCATCGACCGGGCCAGTCTGCCCGCTGGGACCGGTCTGGCCGAGTTGCGGGAGGGACTGAAGGTCCGCAGCTTGTTCGAGATTGCCTAG
- a CDS encoding creatininase family protein — MLWEDLRADQLEAARLATAGTCIVPLGVIEKHGGHLPLGTDLFIGRGVTIAAAAREPAVVFPPYYFGQIAEARHVPGTISIDHSLMFRLLENVLDEIARNGFPKIILLNAHGGNSHFLNYFIQSTLQRQRDPQYAVYGINLMADGPELARRKQAILGSDDLGDHAGNYETALMMALRPELVAMDRVAREESGSRGRLDHFKDPATGLKNIYTGIWWYADHPTHFAGDPAAASAEKGNALLELLVEETAQKIRIIKEDGVAQELLREFFEQSR, encoded by the coding sequence ATGTTGTGGGAGGATTTGCGCGCGGATCAGTTGGAAGCGGCCCGCCTGGCGACGGCGGGGACCTGTATCGTGCCGCTGGGGGTCATCGAAAAGCATGGGGGGCATCTCCCGCTGGGGACCGATCTCTTCATCGGGCGGGGAGTGACGATCGCGGCCGCCGCCCGGGAGCCGGCGGTAGTTTTCCCGCCTTATTATTTCGGGCAGATCGCCGAGGCCCGGCATGTGCCGGGAACCATTTCCATCGACCATTCCTTGATGTTCCGGTTGCTGGAGAACGTGCTGGATGAGATCGCCCGGAACGGCTTTCCTAAAATCATTCTGCTGAACGCGCATGGCGGGAACAGCCATTTTCTCAATTATTTCATCCAGAGCACCTTGCAGCGGCAACGGGACCCCCAGTACGCGGTCTACGGCATCAATCTGATGGCGGACGGCCCGGAGCTGGCCCGCCGCAAGCAGGCGATTCTGGGCTCCGACGATCTGGGCGACCACGCGGGGAACTATGAAACGGCGCTGATGATGGCTTTGCGGCCGGAGCTGGTGGCCATGGACCGGGTCGCGCGGGAAGAGAGCGGGAGCCGGGGGCGGCTGGATCATTTCAAGGATCCGGCGACCGGTTTGAAGAATATCTATACGGGCATCTGGTGGTATGCCGATCACCCGACGCACTTCGCGGGCGACCCTGCGGCGGCCTCGGCTGAAAAAGGGAACGCATTGCTGGAGCTGCTGGTGGAGGAGACCGCCCAAAAAATCAGAATCATTAAGGAAGACGGCGTGGCTCAGGAGCTTCTCAGGGAGTTTTTCGAGCAGAGCCGCTGA